AAACAACTAACCCAACAACTGCTCAATTACAAGGTGACGTAAGTTTCTTCACATATTCCCTTCTTATATCATTCAACCTTCTCTTGTCTTCTTTCTAAACTGTTCTCTTCCATAAAATATTCTCTGATTCCTTTCCTTCTTCCCTTTCTGGGCAGTTTCCTCATCGATTTTCCGGTAACAATGATACAGCAAGCTCGAAAACTTTCTGAGGAGTACGAGATATCTGATGTTTTAGGGAGAGGAGGATTCTCAGTAGTCAGAAAAGGTATTAGTAAGTCAAGgagggagaaaaaagaagtagcCATTAAAACACTAAGAAGGATTGGGCCATCAGCTTTCTCAGGATTTCCACCAAATCGTAATGCCCTCAAGAGTGTGTCTTCCATGGTTCCTACAAGAAAGTCTATGATTTCTGATGCCTTGCTGACAAATGAGATTTTGGTGATGAGGAGGATAGTTGAGAATGTCTCACCTCATGAAAATGTGATTGATCTTTACGATGTGTATGAAGATTCGAATGGGGTTCACTTGGTGTTGGAGCTTTGTTCGGGAGGCGAGCTTTTCGATAGGATTGTGGCTCAGACAAGGCACACGGAAGCAAAAGCTGCTGAAGTTGTGAGACAGATTGCAAGTGGTTTGAAGGCTCTTCATGAGGCTAATATCATACATAGGGACTTGAAACCCGAAAACTGTTTATTTCTCAATCAAAGTCAGGATTCTTCCTTGAAAATCATGGACTTTGGATTAAGTTCTGTGGAGGAATTCACTGACCCAGTTGTTGGATTGTTTGGTTCCATTGATTATGTCTCACCAGAAGCTCTTTCCCAAGGAACGATTACCTCCAAAAGTGATATGTGGTCTCTGGGCGTGATCTTATATATCCTTCTCTCTGGGTATGTAATGAagtttcctttctttattttgtacaATAATTACCTGcaagaaaaataccaaaaagaaagattaagTTTCATTACTCTGCAGCCTAAAGTGAACTCAAACAAgtttcttttacatatatagGTACCCACCTTTTATTGCTCAATCCAATCGCCAAAAGCAGCAACTGATAATGGCTGTAAGTGATCTGCAATTATATTGTCAAATCGAATCTACAAACATATACAGGGTATTTGGGGAACTGAGTTGAGTTGTGAAGTCTAGAGTTAATATGTTGGAGTTAGGAAGTTTGTGTTTAGGGTGCAAAAGATAGAGTTCTTCgataaatgtataaaatagaaaaaaagaggacGACGgaatttctaaataaacatGTAAGCTTCAATAGTGTTTACTGTCGAAGTTGAGTTGGTTAACAGAAACTTACAAAGTTGGTGGCCAAACAACCCCGTAATGTAGTTCTCTCTCTATGTGACTTTTTGTGTGAATGCAGGGAGACTTTAGTTTCCATGAGAAAACTTGGAAGACCATTTCTTCTTCAGCTAGACAACTGATTTCAAGTCTGCTGACAGTTAACCCTCAGCAGAGACCCAGTGCCCAAGAGGTATGAAATCAAAGGTAACCCTCCCcccaacacacacacacacacagcCTTGAAACAATCTACTATCTCattcaatccaaacaaacaaagcCAATGAATCTTCCATCTTTGGTCATTCACCCACTGAAAAATGAAGTCCTTAATGCTTCTCAAAAAGGGAAGTACAAAATCAAACCACTACAGGTTCAAGATAGAGGAAACTTCCCTTACACACATAACATCAATCTTGAGAAAGGGTGCTAAAAGAATTCCCCTAGTGTAGTTTGCTGAAATGCCTTTAAGTCTAACAAATGCTATGAAACAGCTTCTAGAGCATCCATGGGTCATGGGCAACTCAGCTAAACAAGATCAAATGGATGCTGAGATTGTATCACGACTAAAGAGTTTCAATGCCAGACGGAAACTTCGAGCTGCAGCAATCGCTAGTGTATGGAGCAGCACAATTTTATTGAGGACAAAAAAGCTGAAATCCTTATTAGGAACTTATGATCTCACACCCGAGGAAGTTGAAAATCTCAGACTccatttcaagaaaatgtATGTCACCATAGtcaatttaaatctcaaccttACTACAGTAAATGCAATGGCTTACAAATAAAGGATGCTGAAGAGATTATATTGTCACACTAACCTTATAACCTCTTTAGATAACAAATCACGAGAAATGGTTTGGTGAACAAGCTAACTTCCGATATTTGATGTTTAAGAATGTGATTAATTTGCGTACCTTGTAATATGCAGATGTGCAAAAGGCGACAATGCTACTCTTCCTGAATTTGAAGAGGTGCTGAAAGCAATGAATATGTCTTCACTTATCCCTCTTGCACCTCGCATTTTTGACCTCTTTGACAATAATCGGGATGGAACAATTGACATGCGTGAGATACTTTGTGGATTTTCCAGCCTTAGAAATTCACGAGGTGATGATGCTCTTCGCCTATGTTTTCAGGTGAGTATTCAATTACAAAAACACATGAGACCCACAAGGTAGACATACACAACATTCATAGAATAAGTCTGGTTTATTTACTGTtcttttgaattatgtttaaaagaaaatctaaattcCAGCAAGTCACAGTCATTATTGATAAGGGCACATGTTTGATAGTATGAGactccatctcaaaaccaattggtaATGAGAGGAGTAACTCATCTGTCTTATAAGGAGTGTGAGTCCCTCCTTGGTCTTTTCAATGTGGGATTCTCAACATATCAAGAGCATGTTTGGCTAAAAAAGTAGGAGCGGGAAAGAGTGGAAATTCCACTCCTTGTGTAGTCCAAGGAGTTCTTAAATCCACTATGGATCCCACATCAAAGAAATACCAACTTCATGActtgttaattttttacaatacgAATTTCATGACTAAACAACTCCCTGGTCTATGCAACTCCACTCCTTTTCGCCTAAGAGTCCTTT
This DNA window, taken from Cucumis sativus cultivar 9930 chromosome 6, Cucumber_9930_V3, whole genome shotgun sequence, encodes the following:
- the LOC116404655 gene encoding calcium and calcium/calmodulin-dependent serine/threonine-protein kinase-like, with the translated sequence MIQQARKLSEEYEISDVLGRGGFSVVRKGISKSRREKKEVAIKTLRRIGPSAFSGFPPNRNALKSVSSMVPTRKSMISDALLTNEILVMRRIVENVSPHENVIDLYDVYEDSNGVHLVLELCSGGELFDRIVAQTRHTEAKAAEVVRQIASGLKALHEANIIHRDLKPENCLFLNQSQDSSLKIMDFGLSSVEEFTDPVVGLFGSIDYVSPEALSQGTITSKSDMWSLGVILYILLSGYPPFIAQSNRQKQQLIMAGDFSFHEKTWKTISSSARQLISSLLTVNPQQRPSAQELLEHPWVMGNSAKQDQMDAEIVSRLKSFNARRKLRAAAIASVWSSTILLRTKKLKSLLGTYDLTPEEVENLRLHFKKICAKGDNATLPEFEEVLKAMNMSSLIPLAPRIFDLFDNNRDGTIDMREILCGFSSLRNSRGDDALRLCFQMYDTDRSGCITKEEVASMLSALPDDCLPVDITEPGKLDEIFDLMDSNSDGKVTFDEFKAAMQRDSSLQDVVLSSLRQ